From the Panthera leo isolate Ple1 chromosome C1, P.leo_Ple1_pat1.1, whole genome shotgun sequence genome, one window contains:
- the LOC122226932 gene encoding nuclear autoantigenic sperm protein isoform X5: MENGVLGNALEGVHVEEEEGEKTEDESLVENNDNIDEEAREELREQVYDAMGEKEEAKKPEDQSLVKPEIDKEQETEMEKGGREDMDISEPAQELQEKVESTPDQLAETTEEAKETAAPEGLNEAKVTSEKRPEEEAPDAEEEKSVCRTDIQEECREKGGQEKQGEVIVSIEEKPKEALEEQSDMTLEKQGTAVEAEAEPIDSTVKPVDVGGDEPKEQVAASENESGKAVLEQLVGQEVPPAEESPEVTVEAAESSAVKAGSEVSEKPGQEITVLPKDGAVNGLSAAGDQTPVEQQTNAEGLTETKDGSGLEEKVRAELVPSQEETKLSTEESEAAGDGVETKVAQGATEKCPEDKVKIAANEETQEREEQMKEGEETEGSEEEDKENDKAEETPNESILENKSLQESEEEEIGNLELAWDMLDLAKIIFKRQETKEAQLYAAQAHLKLGEVSVESENYVQAVEEFQACLNLQEQYLEAHDRLLAETHYQLGLAYGYNSQYDEAVAQFSKSIEVIEKRMAVLSEQMKEADGSSSEYEKEIEELKELLPEIREKIEDAKESQRSGNVAELALKATLVESSTSGFTPSGGGTSVSMVASRKPTDGASSSNCVTDISHLVRKKRKPEEESPRKDDAKKAKQELEVNGGSGDAVSSGNEVSENMEEEAENQAESRAAVEGTVEAGATVESTAC; the protein is encoded by the exons ATGGAGAATGGTGTGTTGGGAAATGCCCTGGAAGGTGTGCatgtggaagaggaggaaggagaaaaaacagaagaCGAATCTCTGGTAGAAAATAATGATAACATAGATG AGGAAGCAAGGGAAGAGTTGAGAGAACAGGTTTATGACGccatgggagaaaaagaagaagcaaaaaaacCAGAAGACCAGTCTCTGGTAAAGCCTGAAATTGATAAAGAGCAGGAGACTGAAATGGAGAAGGGTGGAAGAGAAGATATGGATATAAGTGAGCCTGCACAGGAACTACAGGAAAAAGTTGAATCCACTCCAGATCAGTTAGCTGAAACCACtgaggaagcaaaagaaacagcAGCACCAGAAGGACTGAATGAAGCCAAGGTCACTTCTGAGAAGAGACCAGAGGAGGAAGCACCAGATGCTgaggaagaaaaatcagtttGTAGAACTGACATCCAagaagaatgcagagaaaaaggaggtcAAGAAAAGCAGGGAGAAGTAATTGTGAGCATAGAGGAGAAGCCAAAAGAAGCTTTAGAAGAGCAGTCTGATATGACTCTTGAAAAGCAGGGTACTGCAGTGGAGGCAGAAGCAGAGCCTATAGATTCAACAGTCAAGCCAGTGGATGTGGGTGGGGATGAGCCAAAGGAGCAGGTAGCTGCCTCTGAAAATGAGTCAGGAAAGGCTGTTCTTGAGCAGCTGGTAGGGCAAGAAGTACCTCCTGCTGAAGAGTCACCAGAGGTGACAGTAGAGGCTGCAGAGTCCTCAGCTGTAAAAGCTGGGTCAGAAGTCTCTGAGAAGCCTGGGCAGGAGATCACAGTTCTCCCTAAGGATGGTGCAGTCAATGGACTGTCAGCTGCAGGAGATCAGACTCCTGTTGAACAACAGACTAATGCAGAAGGACTGACAGAAACAAAAGATGGCTCAGGACTAGAGGAGAAGGTCAGGGCAGAGTTGGTTCCTAGCCAGGAGGAGACTAAGCTGTCCACAGAAGAGTCTGAGGCAGCTGGAGATGGGGTTGAGACCAAGGTAGCCCAGGGGGCTACTGAGAAATGCCCTGAAGACAAAGTTAAGATAGCTGCTAATGAAGAAAcacaagagagagaagaacagatgAAAGAGGGTGAAG AAACTGAAGGCTCAGAAGAGGaggataaagaaaatgacaaggcTGAAGAAACACCAAATGAATCCATTCTTGAAAACAAG TCTCTTCAAGAAAGTGAAGAGGAAGAGATTGGGAATCTAGAGCTTGCCTGGGATATGCTGGATTTagcaaagattatttttaaaag gcaagaaacaaaagaagctCAGCTTTATGCTGCACAGGCACATCTTAAACTTGGAGAAGTTAGTGTTGAATCTg agAATTATGTCCAAGCTGTGGAGGAGTTCCAGGCCTGCCTAAACCTTCAAGAACAGTACCTGGAAGCCCATGACCGTCTCCTTGCAGAGACCCACTACCAGCTGGGCTTGGCCTATGGGTACAACTCTCAGTATGATGAGGCAGTGGCACAGTTCAGCAAATCCATTGAAGTAATTGAGAAGAGAATGG CTGTACTAAGTGAGCAGATGAAGGAGGCTGATGGATCATCTtctgaatatgaaaaagaaattgaggagcTGAAGGAACTGCTACCTGAAATTAGAGAGAAGATAGAAGATGCGAAGGAGTCCCAGCGTAGTGGGAATGTAGCTGAATTGGCTCTGAAAGCAACTCTG GTGGAGAGCTCTACTTCAGGTTTCACTCCTAGTGGAGGAGGCACTTCAGTCTCCATG GTTGCCAGTAGAAAGCCAACAGATGGTGCTTCCTCATCTAACTGTGTGACTGATATTTCCCACCTTGTCAGAAAGAAG AGGAAACCAGAGGAAGAGAGTCCCCGAAAAGATGATGCAAAGAAAGCCAAACAAGAGCTGGAGGTGAATGGAGGCAGTGGGGATGCCGTCTCCAGTGGAAATGAAGTTTCAGAAAacatggaggaggag GCTGAGAATCAGGCTGAAAGCCGGGCAGCAGTGGAGGGGACCGTGGAGGCCGGAGCAACAGTTGAAAGCACTGCATGTTAA